A window from Argopecten irradians isolate NY chromosome 3, Ai_NY, whole genome shotgun sequence encodes these proteins:
- the LOC138319286 gene encoding large ribosomal subunit protein uL4m-like: MTLRSSRLTSYVKCLCNIVRANVIKPGIRRQALYSTSTDTIGEDSEWETSTLVNNDAGRSLLQPNLPIITSRKIEYPNKYLPPKQAWVETLSSVEDQKYGMVDLHPEVFGTYPRLDVLQQNVKWQRLYRHIDYAYTKTRAEVRGGGRKPWRQKGSGRARHGSIRSPIWKGGGVINGPRGPKSHFYMLPASYRALGLRVALSVKYAQDDLHIVDSLEIPDDSPEYLQDLMDTRFWGFSCLFVDDHDIMPENISLAVDKMPHFNLMPVYGLNVFSMLKHETLVLTLAAVEKLEKKLLYQMHKTAPPKKYSYSTRHQEW, translated from the exons ATGACTTTAAGATCGTCAAGACTGACATCATACGTCAAATGTCTGTGCAACATTGTTAGAGCTAATGTTATCAAACCAGGGATAAGACGTCAG GCGTTGTATTCCACATCCACAGACACTATTGGTGAAGATTCAGAGTGGGAGACCTCTACCTTAGTGAACAATG ATGCTGGAAGAAGCTTGTTACAACCAAACTTGCCTATTATTACATCTAGAAAGATTGAATATCCAAACAAATATCTACCTCCCAAGCAAGCTTGGGTGGAGACACTGTCATCTGTTGAGGATCAGAAGTATGGCATGGTGGACTTACATCCTGAAGTATTTGGTACATACCCAAG ATTAGATGTTCTCCAGCAGAATGTGAAATGGCAGAGATTGTACAGACATATT GATTATGCATACACTAAGACACGAGCAGAAGTGAGAGGTGGTGGTCGTAAGCCATGGAGACAGAAAGGTTCAGGAAGGGCCAGGCATGGCAGTATCCGCTCACCAATCTGGAAAGGAG GAGGTGTGATAAATGGTCCCCGGGGTCCAAAAAGCCATTTCTATATGTTGCCAGCAAGTTACAGAGCTTTGGGGCTAAGAGTAGCTCTCTCAGTCAAGTATGCTCAAGATGATCTGCACATTGTTGACTCACTGGAGATACCTGATGATAGTCCAGag TACCTTCAGGATTTAATGGACACACGATTCTGGGGATTTTCCTGTCTATTTGTAGATGA CCATGATATTATGCCTGAAAACATCTCCCTTGCTGTAGATAAAATGCCTCACTTCAACCTAATGCCAGTGTATG gcCTGAATGTCTTTAGTATGTTGAAACATGAGACTTTGGTTTTGACTTTGGCGGCTGTTGAAAAACTTGAAAAGAAGCTTTTATATCAAATGCACAAGACAGCACCTCCAAAGAAATATAGTTACTCTACTCGGCACCAAGAGTGGTGA